Within the Devosia lucknowensis genome, the region TGCTGTTGCGCAGGACGAAATAGAACAGCACGAGGATCGGGAAAATCGGCACGGCGACGAAGATGTCGTTGATGAACATCAGCACCCGGTCGACCCAGCCACCGACATATCCCGACAGCAGCCCCACCGTGATTGAAATGATGCGCGACAGCACCGCCACCGTCACCCCGAAGATCAGGCTGTTCCGGAACGCAGCCGAAAGCTGCCAGAACAGGTCCTGCCCGCGCGAATTGGTGCCGAACCAGTATTGCGCCGAGGGCGGCTGGTCGGGGACGGCCATGTAGATCAGTGTCGGATCGACCGGCGACACGAAGCTGAGGAGGGCGAAGATCACCACGATGCTGACGAGGATCAGGCCGATGGTGAATTCGAGGTTGTAGCGAACGAGGTCGCGGAAAACGGCAAACATGGCGCTACTCCGCACGCACGCGAGGATCGAGCAGGGGGTGCAGCATGTCGACGATGAAGATCGCGCCCGCCACTGCGGTGATGGAGACGGTGGATACCGCCAGGACCAGGGAGTAATCGCCATAGTTCACCGCATCGATCAGCAGTGACCCAAGGCCCGGATAATTGAACACTTCCTCGGTGATGACCGTCCCCGAAAACACCCCGCCCAGCGCCATTGCAAGGGCCGTCAGTTGCGGCACGACGGCGTTGCGGATCACGTAGCTGCCCGCGATCGTTTCGCGTTTCAGGCCCGCCAGTTCGGCATAGGTCACGTAGTCGTCGTTGATGACATTGCTGACCAGCGCCCGCATGCCGAGGAACCAGCCGCCGAAACCGACCAGCACCAGCGACACCGCCGGAAGAATGGAATGCTGGATGATCGAGCCGGCAAAGGCCCAGCTCCAGCCCGGTCGGACATCCATCGCAAAACCACCCGAAATCGGCAGCAGCGGAATGAAGTAGCCGAAGATGATCAGGAGGATGAAGGCCACGATATAGTAGGGGATCGGCTGGATGCCCATGGCGACGATGCCGAAGGCCTTGAGGAACCGGTTGTTGGGGTTATAGCCGGCCAGCGCGCCGAACAGGTTGCCGATCACAAAGGTGAAGAGGGTGGAGGTGACCAGAAGCCCCAGCGTCCAGGGCATGGCCCGGCCCACGAGGTCCATGGAAGGGGTCGGAAACGCCAGCAGCGAGGGGCCCAGGTCGCCGCGCAACAGTCGGGTCCAGAAGTTGAAGTACTGCTCGAGGATGGGCTGGTTCGTGCCGTACATTTCGGACAGCGCCACGCGGGTCGCCTCGATCGCCTCGGGTGAAAGATTGGACCGGGCGGAGAGACGGCCCAGCACCTGTTCCACCGGGTCGATCGGCGACAGGTGTGTCACGAGGAACGTGGCGGATATTGCGCAGAAGATCACCGCGAACAATTGCAGCAATCTTTTGCCGACGAACCAGAAATAGGCCTGCATCAGGACTCCTTCACCTTACCGGTCGCGTCTGCAGCTGACACTGGCATGCAGGAAACCGGACCCTTCCCGTTGCGTCCACGCTGCAGTTCTGCAGCGCCGGCGGAACGGGAAGGGGCGTGCCGGAGGGCACGCCCCTCCATGGCGCCCGGCTTGCGCCGGGCACCTGGGAGGACCTCGTCAGGAAGCGCCTTCGACAGGCGTGATCTGGGTGAAGATGTAGCGACCGTTCGACCAGTTGGTGACCGGGTTCGCATAGGGCTTTTCGATGTTCGGCCAGCCGGTCCAGAAGCGGTTCGACTGCACGGAGAACACGTTGTAGGACATGATCGGAATGTTCGGCATCTCCTCGAGATGCAGCTTCACGAAATCATGGCCGTATTCGATGCCGACGGGATCGTTGAAGTCGCTCGCGCGGACCTTCTCGATGATCTCGTCGAGCCGTGGATCCTGCCAGCGCATCCAGTTGCGGTCCGGTTGGGATTCGCCCAGCGGCTTGATGTATTCGGAGTGGTAGCTGTCGAGGAAGAAGCTGAGGTCGGGGTGACCGCCCCAGGTTTCCACGGCCCAGGCGATGTTGACGTCGAAATTGCCGACGCGCTGGCGATCCCAGGTGTCGGAAGCCGCCTCCATCTCCGCGCCGATCCCGTGCTGCGCCCAGGTCTGGGCAATGATGCCGCCGAGGCGGTTGACCACGCCGTCGGTGGGCACCATCAC harbors:
- a CDS encoding ABC transporter permease; this encodes MQAYFWFVGKRLLQLFAVIFCAISATFLVTHLSPIDPVEQVLGRLSARSNLSPEAIEATRVALSEMYGTNQPILEQYFNFWTRLLRGDLGPSLLAFPTPSMDLVGRAMPWTLGLLVTSTLFTFVIGNLFGALAGYNPNNRFLKAFGIVAMGIQPIPYYIVAFILLIIFGYFIPLLPISGGFAMDVRPGWSWAFAGSIIQHSILPAVSLVLVGFGGWFLGMRALVSNVINDDYVTYAELAGLKRETIAGSYVIRNAVVPQLTALAMALGGVFSGTVITEEVFNYPGLGSLLIDAVNYGDYSLVLAVSTVSITAVAGAIFIVDMLHPLLDPRVRAE